TCCGCACAGCGGCAGCACCGACGGGAGCGGTACGTGGACCACAAGGACGCAGCACCTGCCGGCGAACCCGCCGGCACCGACCACGACAGGGGACTGAAGCGCCTGCCCGCCCGGGTGATGGCGCTGATGCTGCTGTCTGCGCTGGGTGCGCTGCTGACCGCCGCGATCCTCGAGACCCAGGCCGGTGCGACCGCCTACATCATCGGCGAGAGCCACTGGTCCAAGGCGCAGCAGCGGGCCGTGCACAGTCTCTACCGCTACGTCAGCCAGGGCGATCCGGCCGACCTGCTGGAGGCACGCACCGCCCTGCAGGTGCCGCTGGGCGACCGTGCGGCACGGCTGGCGCTGGAACAGGATCCCGTGGACGTGGCCGCCGCGCGCGCCGGTTTCCTGCAGGGCGGCAATGCGCCCGGCAATCTCGATCGCCTGATCCGGATGTACCGCGTGCTCAGCGACGCACCGTACTTCCGCGACTCCGTCCGCCTGTGGCGCGAGGCGGAAGTGGAAATCCTGCACCTGGTGCGCCTGGCCGACGAACTGGAGGCGCAGCGGTCCGCGGGCCGTCTCGACGCCGGCGAGGTGGCGGCCTACCAGCGCGAGCTGACGGCCATCGATGCCCGCGTGCGTCCGCGCGAGATCGCGTTCTCGCGTTCGCTGGCCGACGGCGCGGACTTCATGCGGCACGTGCTGCTGGCGCTGAGCGCGCTGGCCTTCCTGGTGCTGTGCGCGTACGCGCTGCATGTGATGCGGAAGACGCTGCGGCGCGTGCGCGAGACGGAGAGCGAATTCCGCATGGCCTTCCACCAGTCCGCGGTGGGTATGCTGAAGCTCGACCGCGACGGCCGCTTCACCCAGGCCAACGAAGCGCTCGCGCAGATCCTGGGCCGGCCGCTGCAGGAGATCCGCACACTGCGGCTGCACGACGTACTGCATGCCGACGACATGCGGCTGGATGCGCATGACGGGATCGATTGGGACCGCCTGCTGGAACCCGGCGAGCGCCGACTGGTGCGCCAGGATGGCGAGGTGCGCTGGGTCCGCTGGACCGCGTCGGTGGTTGCGGCACGCGCGGATCAGTACGGGCGCTTCTTCGTGCTGATGGAGGACGTCTCCGACGCGCACGAACTCGCCAGCGAGATCGCGCACCAGGCCAGCCACGACGAACTCACCGGGCTCATCAACCGTCGCGAGATCGCCCGCCGGCTCGGCTGCGCGCTGGGCCAGGCGCGCGGCTGTGCGGGGCGGCATACGCTCTGCTACATCGACCTGGACCAGTTCAAGCTGGTCAACGACACCTGCGGCCACGAAGCCGGCGATCGCTTCCTGTGCCATTTCGCCAGCCGGGTCGCATCCCAGCTGCGCCGTGACGACTGGCTGGGCCGGCTGGGGGGCGACGAGTTCGCGATCCTGCTGCACGACACCACGCTGGAAGAAGCCGAAGCCGCGATGGCGCGCATCCACGCCTCGCTGGCGGATGCCTCGTTCCAGTGGAGCGGTCGCGCGTTCGGGCTGAACTGCAGCATCGGCGTGGCCGAGATCAACGATGCGGCGGTGGACGTGGACTGGTTGCTGCGCGCGGCCGACGCGGCGTGCTACATGGCCAAGGAGGAAGGCCGCAACCGCATCCGCTGCTACCGCGATTCCGACCCCAGCCTCTCGCGCCGCCGGCAGGAACTGGAATGGGTGGCGCATACGCAACTGGCGATCGCGGAGGACCGGCTGCTGCTGTACGCGCAGCAGATCGTCGCGCTCGACGGCAGCGACCGCCTGCAGTACGAAGTGCTGGTGCGCCTGCGCGACCGCGAAGGCCGCGTGCACGCGCCGGGCATGTTCCTGCCGGCGATGGAGCGCTACGGGCAGGGCATGGCCGTGGATCGCTACGTCATGGACGCCGTATGCCGGCATTTCGCGCGCCATCCGGCGCAGCTGGCGCGCGTGGAGCTGTGCCACGTGAACGTCTCCGCGCAGTCGATCGCCGACCCGGCCTTCCACGACCACGTGAACCTGCTGCTGGACCGGCATCCCGGCATGGCGCAGCGGCTGTGCTTCGAGATCACCGAGACCGCGGTGATCGCCAACCTGGACGATGCCTGCCGTTTCATCGACGGCATGCGCGCACGCGGCTGCTGCATCGCGCTGGACGATTTCGGCAGCGGCCTGTCCTCGTTCGGCTATCTCAAGCGCCTGGCCGTGGACATCCTCAAGATCGACGGCGCCTTCATCCGCGACCTGGCCAAGGGCGAATCCGACCTCGCCCTGGTGCGTTCGATGAGCCAGATGGGCCAGGCGCTGGGCAAGGTGACCATCGCCGAATGGGTGGAGTCGGAGGCGGTGATGGCGCAGCTGCGCGAGGTCGGCATCGGCTACGTGCAGGGCTATGCGGTGCACGTGCCGTGCCCGCTGGAGGCCCTGGCCGCGGTCGATGAGCCGGTGGTGGAGCCCGCCTGAGCGCGCAGCCGGCGACGCGGGGCGGCCGATCCCGGATAATGGCGGCATGACCGTCCGCCTCAACAAGTACATCGCCGAAACCGGCTTCTGTTCCCGCCGCGAGGCCGACCGCCTGCTCGCCGAACGGCGCGTCACCGTCAACGGCATCGTCGCCGGCACCGGCGCGGTGGTGGGCGAGGGCGACGAGGTGCTCGTCGATGGCCAGTCGCTGAAGGTGCGCGCGGTGAAGGCCGGCAAGCGCCGACACGTCTACATCGTGCTGAACAAGCCGGTCGGCATCACCTGCACGACCGAATCCTCGGTGAAGGACAACATCGTCGACTTCATCGGCCACGAGCAGCGCATCTTCCCGATCGGACGGCTCGACAAGGATTCGGAAGGCCTGATCCTGCTGACCAGCAACGGCGACATCGTCAACCAGATCCTGCGCGCGGAGAACCGCCACGAGAAGGAGTACCTGGTGGCGGTGAACAAGCCGGTCACCGACGAGTTCCTGCGCGGTATGGCGCGCGGCGTGCGCGTGCACCACGAGATGACGCTGCCGTGCCGGACCAGCCGGATCGCCAAGTTCGGCTTCCGCATCATCCTGACCCAGGGCCTGAACCGGCAGATCCGCCTGATGGCCGCGGCGTTCGATTACCGCGTGACCCAGCTCCGGCGCGTCCGCATCGACAACGTCAAGCTGGG
This genomic stretch from Pseudoxanthomonas sp. CF385 harbors:
- a CDS encoding EAL domain-containing protein; the protein is MDHKDAAPAGEPAGTDHDRGLKRLPARVMALMLLSALGALLTAAILETQAGATAYIIGESHWSKAQQRAVHSLYRYVSQGDPADLLEARTALQVPLGDRAARLALEQDPVDVAAARAGFLQGGNAPGNLDRLIRMYRVLSDAPYFRDSVRLWREAEVEILHLVRLADELEAQRSAGRLDAGEVAAYQRELTAIDARVRPREIAFSRSLADGADFMRHVLLALSALAFLVLCAYALHVMRKTLRRVRETESEFRMAFHQSAVGMLKLDRDGRFTQANEALAQILGRPLQEIRTLRLHDVLHADDMRLDAHDGIDWDRLLEPGERRLVRQDGEVRWVRWTASVVAARADQYGRFFVLMEDVSDAHELASEIAHQASHDELTGLINRREIARRLGCALGQARGCAGRHTLCYIDLDQFKLVNDTCGHEAGDRFLCHFASRVASQLRRDDWLGRLGGDEFAILLHDTTLEEAEAAMARIHASLADASFQWSGRAFGLNCSIGVAEINDAAVDVDWLLRAADAACYMAKEEGRNRIRCYRDSDPSLSRRRQELEWVAHTQLAIAEDRLLLYAQQIVALDGSDRLQYEVLVRLRDREGRVHAPGMFLPAMERYGQGMAVDRYVMDAVCRHFARHPAQLARVELCHVNVSAQSIADPAFHDHVNLLLDRHPGMAQRLCFEITETAVIANLDDACRFIDGMRARGCCIALDDFGSGLSSFGYLKRLAVDILKIDGAFIRDLAKGESDLALVRSMSQMGQALGKVTIAEWVESEAVMAQLREVGIGYVQGYAVHVPCPLEALAAVDEPVVEPA
- a CDS encoding pseudouridine synthase, whose product is MTVRLNKYIAETGFCSRREADRLLAERRVTVNGIVAGTGAVVGEGDEVLVDGQSLKVRAVKAGKRRHVYIVLNKPVGITCTTESSVKDNIVDFIGHEQRIFPIGRLDKDSEGLILLTSNGDIVNQILRAENRHEKEYLVAVNKPVTDEFLRGMARGVRVHHEMTLPCRTSRIAKFGFRIILTQGLNRQIRLMAAAFDYRVTQLRRVRIDNVKLGDLKPGRWRNLTDQELRGLLPQQDVW